The following coding sequences are from one Lolium rigidum isolate FL_2022 chromosome 6, APGP_CSIRO_Lrig_0.1, whole genome shotgun sequence window:
- the LOC124662080 gene encoding protein RADIALIS-like 3 yields the protein MASMSVNSSRPQWTAKQNKQFEQALAVYDKETPDRWHNIARAVGDKSADEARRYYELLVEDVKRIEAGRVPFPAYRCPGGAMGGYEADRLKHLKI from the exons ATGGCGTCGATGTCGGTTAACTCGTCGAGGCCGCAGTGGACGGCGAAGCAGAACAAGCAATTCGAACAAGCGCTGGCGGTGTACGACAAGGAGACGCCGGACCGGTGGCACAACATCGCGCGCGCCGTGGGTGACAAGTCCGCCGACGAGGCCAGGCGCTACTACGAGCTGCTCGTGGAGGACGTCAAGCGCATAGAAGCTGGCAGGGTGCCCTTCCCGGCATACAGATGCCCCGGCGGCGCCATGGGCGGGTACGAGGCTGACAG GCTGAAGCACCTGAAGATCTAG